The following proteins are co-located in the Streptomyces sp. NBC_01198 genome:
- the dapB gene encoding 4-hydroxy-tetrahydrodipicolinate reductase — translation MSKLRVAVIGAQGRIGSAAAGAVEAADDLDLVAAIDRDDPLDTLTAAGAQVAVELTHPDAVMGNLEFCVGHGIHAVVGTTGWTEERLGRLRGWLAAAPGTGVLVAPNFSIGAVLTMQFARQAARWFESAEVIELHHDNKADAPSGTATRTAQLIAAARTAAGLAPQHDPTTHGLDGARGADVDGVPVHSVRLRGLLAHQEVLFGGTGETLTIRHDSLHHSSFMPGILLAARTVPGVPGLTYGLEHFLDGTEPGHPED, via the coding sequence ATGAGCAAGCTCCGTGTGGCCGTCATCGGCGCCCAGGGCCGGATCGGCTCGGCGGCGGCCGGCGCCGTCGAGGCCGCGGACGACCTCGACCTGGTCGCCGCGATCGACCGCGACGACCCGCTGGACACGCTGACCGCGGCCGGCGCCCAGGTCGCGGTCGAACTGACCCACCCCGACGCGGTCATGGGGAACCTGGAATTCTGCGTCGGGCACGGCATCCACGCGGTGGTCGGCACCACCGGGTGGACCGAGGAGCGGCTGGGCCGGCTGCGCGGCTGGCTGGCCGCCGCGCCCGGCACCGGGGTGCTCGTGGCCCCGAACTTCTCCATCGGCGCCGTCCTGACCATGCAGTTCGCCCGCCAGGCGGCCCGCTGGTTCGAGTCGGCCGAGGTCATCGAGCTGCACCATGACAACAAGGCGGACGCCCCCAGCGGCACCGCCACCCGCACCGCCCAGCTGATCGCCGCCGCCCGCACCGCGGCGGGCCTCGCCCCGCAGCACGACCCGACCACCCACGGCCTCGACGGCGCCCGCGGCGCGGACGTCGACGGGGTGCCGGTGCACTCGGTACGGCTGCGCGGCCTGCTCGCCCACCAGGAGGTGCTGTTCGGCGGCACCGGCGAGACACTCACCATCCGGCACGACTCGCTGCACCACAGCAGCTTCATGCCCGGCATCCTGCTCGCCGCCCGCACCGTCCCCGGTGTCCCCGGCCTGACCTACGGGCTGGAACACTTCCTGGACGGGACGGAACCGGGCCACCCGGAGGACTGA
- a CDS encoding SpoIIE family protein phosphatase, with product MITARASASFEPVGRSVAVARAFVRDTLHGWGFADVVDDAVVLTSELVTNAVVHAGTAADVRCLRYETAVRVEVADHYPEREVPLQGRGRPHRDPDHEGGRGLLLCAALASRWGVEYTAAGKHVWFQLDLPERPAGTRSAGPLLPAADLPVADERVRVAVVQVDSRGTITRWNDDAADLFGHPAADVVGKSLADLTAWPQTPGTGIGLAEALQLSRWEGTYGLRNSDGRVLPVYGSHLRVRDSSGEPSTVCLLVRVEERAVLQTPARGNAPSDTGLVQRGKNTDAFEVFIGSPAPDDLDSLLQRTVERARDMLDGDAAYLLLATDDETELEVRASTGLPSARQRFARVPVEAGTGRYGSARMPAVHEDLTAVPGAVPLLSGTGMRSVVTVPLKVEGRLTGSLGVAAEAPGRYSNQEALRLQFAADRIALAVESARLTELERLRRGSLSFLVEASDLLAGTLERDQTLALMAQMTVPTLASWCAVYTIAEQSEPELAFVLHEDEDRIDGIKALLSQVRAPEPDPTPGARAWTAPSDAAHSSALRASLRSLGVGPSGSGTIAGRAPSTPGVALATAAAVGGETVVLPLVARNRVIGMLTLGKPSDERFRQEILELAEDLSRRAALALDNARLYSERTAISQALQRSLLPPELPQVPGVEVEVVYRAAGEGNEVGGDFYDLFPIRDGCWGFAIGDVCGTGPEAAAVTGLARHALRLLAREGFGGPAVLERLNAAILDEGARSRFLTLLYGELWPQHDGSAVLRMVCAGHPLPLRLRPDGTVEPAADPQPLLGVMDDLELVEQSVTLDPGDVLLCVTDGVTERREGSRMLGDDGLADVLATCTGLTAGAVAARIQRAVERFASDAPSDDMAILAMRVPALPEN from the coding sequence GTGATCACGGCTCGCGCATCGGCCAGCTTCGAACCGGTGGGCCGGTCGGTCGCCGTGGCCAGGGCCTTTGTGCGGGACACCCTGCACGGCTGGGGCTTCGCCGACGTCGTGGACGACGCCGTCGTGCTGACCAGCGAACTGGTGACCAACGCCGTGGTGCACGCAGGCACCGCCGCCGACGTGCGCTGCCTGCGTTACGAGACGGCCGTACGCGTCGAGGTCGCCGACCACTACCCCGAGCGTGAGGTACCGCTCCAGGGCCGCGGCCGGCCGCACCGTGACCCCGACCACGAAGGCGGGCGCGGGCTGCTGCTGTGCGCGGCGCTCGCCAGCCGCTGGGGCGTGGAGTACACCGCCGCGGGCAAGCACGTCTGGTTCCAGCTCGACCTGCCCGAGCGCCCCGCGGGCACCCGCTCGGCAGGACCGCTGCTGCCGGCCGCCGACCTCCCGGTCGCCGACGAGCGGGTCAGGGTCGCCGTCGTCCAGGTCGACAGCCGGGGCACCATCACCCGCTGGAACGACGACGCCGCCGACCTCTTCGGCCACCCCGCCGCCGACGTCGTCGGCAAGTCGCTCGCCGACCTGACCGCCTGGCCGCAGACCCCGGGCACCGGCATCGGCCTGGCCGAGGCGCTGCAGCTGTCCCGCTGGGAGGGCACCTACGGGCTGCGCAACAGCGACGGCCGGGTGCTGCCCGTCTACGGCTCCCACCTGCGGGTCCGTGACAGCTCCGGCGAGCCCTCGACCGTCTGCCTGCTGGTGCGCGTCGAGGAGCGCGCGGTACTGCAGACACCCGCCCGCGGCAACGCGCCCTCCGACACCGGCCTGGTCCAGCGCGGGAAGAACACCGACGCCTTCGAGGTCTTCATCGGCTCGCCCGCGCCCGACGACCTCGACAGCCTGCTCCAGCGCACCGTCGAGCGCGCCCGCGACATGCTCGACGGCGACGCCGCCTACCTGCTGCTGGCCACCGACGACGAGACCGAACTCGAAGTCCGGGCCTCCACCGGGCTGCCCTCGGCCCGCCAGCGCTTCGCCCGGGTGCCCGTCGAGGCCGGCACCGGCCGGTACGGCAGCGCCAGGATGCCCGCCGTGCACGAGGACCTGACGGCCGTCCCCGGCGCCGTACCGCTGCTGTCGGGCACCGGGATGCGCTCCGTCGTCACCGTGCCGCTCAAGGTCGAGGGCCGCCTCACCGGCTCGCTCGGGGTCGCCGCCGAGGCGCCCGGCCGCTACTCCAACCAGGAGGCGCTGCGGCTGCAGTTCGCGGCCGACCGGATCGCGCTGGCAGTGGAGAGCGCCCGGCTCACCGAGCTGGAAAGGCTCCGCCGCGGCTCGCTGTCCTTCCTGGTGGAGGCCTCCGACCTGCTCGCCGGCACCCTGGAACGCGACCAGACGCTCGCGCTGATGGCCCAGATGACCGTGCCGACGCTGGCCAGTTGGTGCGCGGTCTACACGATCGCCGAACAGTCCGAGCCCGAACTGGCCTTCGTCCTCCACGAGGACGAGGACCGTATCGACGGCATCAAGGCGCTGCTGTCCCAGGTCCGCGCCCCGGAACCGGACCCGACCCCCGGCGCCCGCGCCTGGACCGCACCGTCCGACGCGGCCCATTCCAGCGCCCTGCGGGCCTCGTTGCGCAGCCTCGGCGTCGGCCCCAGCGGCTCGGGCACGATCGCCGGCCGCGCGCCCAGCACCCCCGGCGTGGCCCTCGCGACGGCGGCCGCCGTCGGCGGCGAGACGGTCGTCCTGCCGCTGGTGGCCCGCAACCGCGTCATCGGCATGCTGACCCTCGGCAAGCCCTCCGACGAGCGCTTCCGCCAGGAGATCCTGGAGCTGGCCGAGGACCTCTCCCGCCGCGCCGCCCTCGCCCTGGACAACGCCCGCCTCTACAGCGAGCGCACGGCCATCAGCCAGGCACTCCAGCGCAGCCTGCTCCCGCCGGAACTGCCGCAGGTCCCCGGCGTCGAGGTCGAGGTCGTCTACCGGGCCGCCGGCGAGGGCAACGAGGTCGGCGGCGACTTCTACGACCTCTTCCCGATCCGCGACGGCTGCTGGGGCTTCGCCATCGGCGACGTCTGCGGCACCGGCCCGGAGGCGGCGGCGGTGACCGGCCTGGCCCGGCACGCCCTGCGGCTGCTGGCCCGCGAGGGCTTCGGCGGCCCAGCGGTCCTGGAACGCCTCAACGCCGCCATCCTCGACGAGGGTGCCCGCAGCCGCTTCCTGACCCTGCTCTACGGCGAGTTGTGGCCGCAGCACGACGGGAGCGCGGTGCTGCGGATGGTGTGCGCCGGGCATCCGCTGCCGCTGCGGCTCCGCCCCGACGGCACGGTGGAGCCGGCGGCCGACCCGCAGCCGCTGCTCGGCGTGATGGACGACCTGGAACTCGTCGAACAGTCCGTCACCCTCGACCCGGGCGACGTCCTGCTCTGCGTCACCGACGGCGTCACCGAGCGCCGCGAGGGCTCTCGGATGCTCGGCGACGACGGCCTCGCGGACGTCCTCGCCACCTGTACGGGCCTGACGGCCGGGGCCGTCGCGGCCCGCATCCAGCGCGCCGTGGAGCGCTTCGCCTCCGACGCGCCCTCCGACGACATGGCCATCCTCGCCATGCGCGTGCCGGCCCTCCCGGAGAACTGA
- a CDS encoding DegT/DnrJ/EryC1/StrS family aminotransferase has translation MTTAERRHRIASDTTAAALREALERLGIGTGDEVIVPSFGPGAPADAVRLAGAVPVFADIDRRTFCLDPDAVAAGITSRTAAILPVHVFGHPAPMSQLTELADRRALALVEEGAEGGRTEDAGAVARRRAHARFLDSALKGVTVPYTEPGAHHLYHRYTVRVPGNGRPDRDAFAAALAARGVRATVSVPVPVHRMPAHRSGVVLPQTESAAADTLSLPVHPGITQRELTHIADACNALGGLI, from the coding sequence ATGACGACTGCCGAACGGCGGCACAGGATCGCTTCGGACACGACGGCCGCGGCTCTGCGCGAGGCGCTGGAGAGGCTGGGGATAGGCACCGGCGACGAGGTCATCGTGCCGTCGTTCGGACCGGGTGCGCCCGCCGACGCGGTGCGGCTGGCCGGCGCCGTACCGGTCTTCGCGGACATAGATCGGCGGACGTTCTGCCTCGACCCCGACGCGGTCGCCGCCGGCATCACGTCGCGCACGGCGGCCATACTGCCGGTGCATGTCTTCGGGCACCCGGCACCGATGTCGCAGCTCACCGAGCTGGCCGACCGCCGCGCGCTGGCTCTGGTGGAGGAGGGCGCCGAGGGCGGGCGGACCGAGGACGCGGGGGCCGTCGCCAGGCGCCGGGCCCACGCGCGCTTCCTGGACTCGGCGTTGAAGGGCGTCACCGTGCCGTACACCGAGCCGGGGGCGCACCACCTCTACCACCGCTACACCGTGCGGGTGCCGGGCAACGGGCGGCCCGACCGGGACGCCTTCGCCGCCGCGCTGGCCGCGCGCGGCGTGCGGGCGACGGTGAGCGTCCCCGTACCGGTGCACCGGATGCCGGCGCACCGCTCGGGGGTCGTCCTGCCGCAGACGGAGTCGGCGGCCGCGGACACGCTGTCGCTGCCGGTCCACCCCGGCATCACACAGCGGGAGTTGACGCACATCGCGGATGCCTGCAACGCGCTGGGCGGGCTGATCTGA
- a CDS encoding ribonuclease J: MSHPHPELGPPRTLTEGGLRITPLGGLGEIGRNMTVFEFGGKLLIVDCGVLFPEEEQPGVDLILPDFTSIRDRLDDVVGVILTHGHEDHIGAVPFLLREKDDIPLIGSKLTLALIEAKLQEHRIRPYALEVREGDRERIGPFDCEFIAVNHSIPDALAVAIRTPAGMVVVTGDFKMDQLPLDGRLTDLPTFARLGEEGIDLLLADSTNAEVPGFVPPERDISQVLRQTFAKAEKRIIVASFASHVHRIQQVLDAAYERGRKVAFVGRSMVRNMGIARDLGYLKVPNGLVVDVKVLDDLPDEKVVLVCTGSQGEPMAALSRMANRDHQIRIVEGDTVVLASSLIPGNENAVYRVINGLTRWGANVVHKGNAKVHVSGHASAGELLYFYNICKPRNLMPIHGEWRHLRANADLGRLTGIPKERTVIAEDGVVVDLVNGVAKIAGKVQAGYVYVDGLSVGDITESSLKDRRILGEEGIVSVFVVVDSTTGKIVGGPNIHARGSGIEDEAFAAVIPKIEEGLSRSASDGVMETRQIQQLIRRSVGKWVSDTYRRRPMILPVVVEV; this comes from the coding sequence TTGAGTCATCCGCACCCCGAACTCGGCCCCCCGCGGACTCTCACCGAAGGCGGCCTGCGCATCACACCGCTCGGCGGCCTCGGTGAGATCGGCCGCAACATGACGGTCTTCGAATTCGGCGGCAAGCTGCTGATCGTCGACTGCGGAGTCCTCTTCCCCGAGGAGGAGCAGCCGGGCGTCGACCTGATCCTGCCCGACTTCACCTCCATCAGGGACCGCCTCGACGATGTCGTCGGCGTCATCCTGACCCACGGCCACGAGGACCACATCGGCGCCGTCCCCTTCCTGCTCAGGGAGAAGGACGACATCCCGCTGATCGGCTCCAAGCTCACCCTCGCCCTGATCGAGGCCAAGCTCCAGGAGCACCGCATCCGGCCGTACGCACTGGAGGTCAGGGAGGGCGACCGGGAGCGCATCGGCCCCTTCGACTGCGAGTTCATCGCCGTCAACCACTCCATCCCGGACGCCCTCGCCGTCGCCATCCGCACCCCGGCCGGCATGGTCGTGGTCACCGGCGACTTCAAGATGGACCAGCTCCCGCTGGACGGCCGGCTCACCGACCTGCCCACCTTCGCGCGACTCGGCGAGGAGGGCATCGACCTGCTGCTCGCCGACTCCACGAACGCGGAGGTCCCCGGCTTCGTGCCGCCGGAGCGCGACATCTCGCAGGTGCTGCGGCAGACCTTCGCCAAAGCCGAGAAGCGCATCATCGTCGCCAGCTTCGCCAGCCATGTGCACCGCATCCAGCAGGTGCTCGACGCCGCCTACGAGCGAGGCCGCAAGGTCGCCTTCGTCGGCCGCTCCATGGTCAGGAACATGGGCATCGCCCGCGACCTCGGCTATCTGAAGGTCCCCAACGGCCTGGTCGTGGACGTCAAGGTGCTCGACGACCTGCCGGACGAGAAGGTCGTCCTGGTCTGCACCGGATCGCAGGGCGAGCCGATGGCGGCACTGTCCCGGATGGCCAACCGCGACCACCAGATCCGCATCGTCGAGGGCGACACCGTCGTCCTCGCCTCCTCGCTCATCCCTGGCAACGAGAACGCGGTCTACCGGGTGATCAACGGCCTGACCCGATGGGGTGCCAACGTCGTCCACAAGGGCAACGCCAAGGTGCACGTCTCGGGCCACGCCTCGGCCGGCGAGCTGCTGTACTTCTACAACATCTGCAAGCCCCGCAACCTGATGCCGATTCACGGCGAATGGCGTCACCTGCGGGCCAACGCCGACCTGGGCCGGCTCACCGGCATCCCCAAGGAGCGCACGGTCATCGCCGAGGACGGCGTCGTCGTCGACCTCGTCAACGGCGTGGCCAAGATCGCCGGCAAGGTGCAGGCCGGCTATGTCTACGTCGACGGCCTGTCGGTCGGCGACATCACCGAGTCGTCGCTGAAGGACCGGCGCATTCTCGGTGAGGAGGGCATCGTCTCGGTCTTCGTCGTGGTCGACAGCACGACGGGCAAGATCGTCGGCGGCCCGAACATCCACGCCCGCGGGTCGGGCATCGAGGACGAGGCCTTCGCCGCCGTCATCCCGAAGATCGAGGAAGGCCTGTCCCGGTCCGCCTCCGACGGTGTGATGGAGACCCGGCAGATCCAGCAGCTCATCAGACGGTCCGTCGGGAAATGGGTGTCCGACACCTACCGCCGCCGCCCGATGATCCTCCCGGTGGTCGTGGAGGTCTGA
- the dapA gene encoding 4-hydroxy-tetrahydrodipicolinate synthase has translation MAPTSTPKAPFGRVLTAMVTPFTTDGALDLAGAQQLAAHLVDAGNDGLVVNGTTGESPTTSDTEKDQLVRAVVEAVGDRAFVIAGVGTNDTRHSSELARQAERSGAHGLLTVTPYYSKPPQEGLYRHFTTIADATGLPVMLYDIPGRSGVPIDTETLVRLAEHPRIVANKDAKGDLAAASWALGRSGLAWYSGDDMLNLPLLAIGATGFVSVVGHLVTPELRALLDAYTSGDVAKAAEIHQRLLPVYTGMFRAQGVITTKAALALRGLPAGPLRLPLTELDPDATERLRKDLAAGGVHL, from the coding sequence ATGGCTCCGACCTCCACCCCCAAGGCCCCCTTCGGGCGGGTCCTGACCGCAATGGTCACGCCGTTCACCACGGACGGTGCACTCGACCTCGCCGGCGCCCAGCAGCTCGCCGCCCACCTGGTGGACGCGGGCAACGACGGACTCGTCGTCAACGGCACCACCGGGGAGTCGCCTACCACGAGCGACACGGAGAAAGACCAGCTCGTACGCGCCGTGGTCGAGGCGGTCGGCGACCGCGCCTTCGTCATCGCCGGCGTCGGCACCAACGACACCCGGCACAGCTCCGAGCTGGCCCGCCAGGCCGAGCGCAGCGGCGCCCACGGCCTGCTCACGGTCACGCCGTACTACAGCAAGCCGCCGCAGGAGGGCCTGTACCGGCACTTCACCACCATCGCCGACGCCACCGGGCTGCCGGTCATGCTCTACGACATCCCCGGCCGCAGCGGCGTCCCCATCGACACCGAGACCCTCGTCAGGCTGGCGGAGCACCCCAGGATCGTCGCCAACAAGGACGCCAAGGGCGACCTCGCCGCGGCGAGCTGGGCACTGGGCCGCAGCGGCCTTGCCTGGTACTCCGGTGACGACATGCTCAACCTGCCGCTGCTGGCCATCGGCGCCACCGGCTTCGTCTCCGTCGTCGGCCACCTCGTCACCCCCGAGCTGCGCGCACTGCTCGACGCGTACACCAGCGGCGACGTTGCCAAGGCCGCCGAGATCCACCAGCGACTGCTGCCGGTCTACACCGGCATGTTCCGCGCCCAGGGCGTCATCACCACCAAGGCCGCCCTCGCGCTGCGCGGACTGCCCGCAGGCCCGCTCCGGCTCCCGCTCACCGAACTGGACCCGGACGCCACGGAACGCCTCAGGAAGGATCTCGCCGCAGGCGGGGTACACCTCTGA
- the thyX gene encoding FAD-dependent thymidylate synthase codes for MEGPPVPTDLPTGTPAPASAAVEFRDDVTVDLVKHSASDSDVLWAARVSTAGEQSLEELTKDPERSKGLINYLMRDRHGSPFEHNSMTFFISAPIFVFREFMRHRVGWSYNEESGRYRELQPVFYVPGPDRKLVQQGRPGKYEFVHGTPEQHKQTVAAMEESYAQSYAAYQAMLADGVAREVARATLPVGLFSSMYATCNARSLMHFLGLRTQHELASVPSFPQREIEMVGERMEAAWAELMPLTRAAFNANGRVAP; via the coding sequence ATGGAAGGACCTCCGGTGCCGACCGATCTCCCCACCGGGACCCCCGCCCCCGCCTCGGCCGCCGTCGAGTTCCGGGACGACGTCACCGTCGACCTCGTCAAGCACAGCGCGTCGGACTCCGACGTCCTGTGGGCGGCCCGGGTCTCCACCGCGGGCGAGCAGTCACTCGAAGAGCTCACCAAGGACCCGGAGCGGTCCAAGGGCCTGATCAACTACCTGATGCGGGACCGCCACGGCAGCCCCTTCGAGCACAACTCGATGACCTTCTTCATCAGCGCCCCGATCTTCGTCTTCCGCGAGTTCATGCGCCACCGCGTCGGCTGGTCCTACAACGAGGAGTCGGGCCGTTACCGCGAGTTGCAGCCGGTCTTCTACGTGCCGGGACCGGACCGCAAGCTGGTGCAGCAGGGCCGTCCCGGGAAGTACGAGTTCGTGCACGGGACACCCGAACAGCACAAGCAGACCGTCGCGGCGATGGAGGAGTCCTACGCGCAGTCCTACGCGGCGTATCAGGCGATGCTCGCCGACGGAGTGGCCCGCGAGGTGGCCAGGGCCACTCTTCCGGTCGGACTGTTCTCGTCGATGTACGCGACCTGCAACGCCCGGTCGCTGATGCACTTCCTCGGCCTGCGCACCCAGCACGAGCTGGCCTCGGTGCCGTCCTTCCCTCAGCGCGAGATCGAGATGGTGGGCGAGCGCATGGAGGCGGCCTGGGCGGAACTGATGCCGCTCACCCGTGCGGCGTTCAACGCCAACGGGCGTGTCGCCCCGTAG